In Archangium violaceum, the following are encoded in one genomic region:
- a CDS encoding myxosortase-dependent phytase-like phosphatase yields the protein MRTFLSLAVLLTGLPVLAQQAIQVQPSAETAQVLGGGAAVQGAVLWVHPTDPGRSLLLVADNQAGLLLYQLDGTLLAQLPEGGALGVDVQEGFPVGGISQSLVMVANQSLQGLVGYVVEPSTLQVRRAGLTPITPQGFIPNSVALYTSPTTGRFFAFAGSATGLVQQFELSAQTDGGVVSNPVRTLNVGGAVVGLTVDDAQRTLYVVQQGVGIWQYGAEPDAEDARTEVDTVTGGGLLQPLGGVALYKASGIRGYLLALSGGDNSVRIYERDPSAHTFRGSVTLVADGGIDPVERPRFVVASNLALGSRFPLGLVAVHDSSNFTGNENLKLVPWPAIANGFPTPLVVDTAPGNGTGGGDGGTPDAGVDAGSPGGIGAPVGLPGEMPPDRERPESPSSCYCASVSVPGSVLLVLAGVLLLSRRRRGA from the coding sequence TTGCGAACATTCCTTTCCCTGGCCGTCCTTCTCACCGGCCTGCCCGTGCTGGCCCAGCAGGCCATCCAGGTGCAACCCTCGGCGGAGACCGCGCAGGTGCTCGGCGGTGGGGCCGCGGTCCAGGGCGCGGTCCTCTGGGTGCACCCGACGGATCCGGGCCGCAGCCTGCTGCTGGTGGCGGACAACCAGGCCGGGCTCCTCCTCTACCAGCTCGATGGCACCCTGCTGGCGCAGCTCCCCGAGGGGGGCGCGCTGGGCGTGGACGTGCAGGAGGGCTTCCCGGTGGGGGGCATCTCCCAGTCCCTGGTGATGGTGGCCAACCAGTCCCTCCAGGGGCTCGTGGGCTACGTCGTGGAGCCCTCGACGCTCCAGGTGCGCAGGGCCGGGCTGACGCCCATCACCCCCCAGGGCTTCATTCCCAACAGCGTGGCCCTGTACACGAGCCCCACCACCGGACGCTTCTTCGCCTTCGCGGGCAGTGCGACGGGACTCGTCCAGCAGTTCGAGCTCTCCGCCCAGACGGATGGTGGAGTGGTGTCCAATCCCGTCCGCACCTTGAACGTGGGGGGCGCCGTGGTGGGCCTGACCGTGGACGATGCCCAGCGCACGCTCTACGTCGTCCAGCAGGGCGTGGGCATCTGGCAGTACGGCGCCGAGCCCGATGCCGAGGATGCGCGGACCGAGGTGGATACCGTCACGGGAGGCGGGCTCCTCCAACCCCTGGGAGGGGTGGCGCTCTACAAGGCTTCCGGTATCCGCGGCTATCTGCTGGCGCTGAGCGGCGGCGACAACTCCGTGCGCATCTACGAGAGAGACCCCTCCGCGCATACCTTCCGGGGCAGCGTCACCCTGGTCGCGGATGGTGGCATCGACCCCGTGGAACGTCCGCGCTTCGTGGTGGCGAGCAACCTCGCCCTGGGCAGCCGCTTCCCCCTGGGGCTGGTGGCCGTGCACGACAGCAGCAACTTCACCGGCAACGAGAACCTCAAGCTCGTCCCCTGGCCGGCGATCGCCAACGGGTTCCCCACGCCCCTGGTCGTGGACACCGCTCCCGGCAACGGAACGGGGGGAGGGGACGGGGGCACGCCGGACGCGGGCGTGGACGCGGGAAGCCCCGGTGGCATCGGGGCGCCGGTCGGCCTTCCGGGCGAGATGCCGCCGGACAGAGAACGGCCGGAGAGCCCCTCCAGTTGCTACTGCGCCTCGGTGTCCGTGCCGGGCTCGGTGCTGCTCGTGCTGGCGGGCGTGCTGCTGCTCTCGCGCCGGCGCCGCGGAGCCTGA
- a CDS encoding patatin-like phospholipase family protein, translating into MEQFDKVDAVFEGGGVKGIGLVGAVEHLEELGVKFQNVVGTSAGAIVAALLASGYSAAELGAIMEDLDFRRFQDTSTMDRVPLVGPALSVLREKGLYEGQYFENWLRKLLADSPRKVKTFRDLHMEGVEPGSKYFYKLQVIAADVTRRKKLVLPRDILDYGIDPEDLDVARAVRMSMSIPFFFEPVRLKYGQDVTCYIVDGGVLSNFPVDILDDGTAHPQWPTFGFKLVDRVQEDGRATEEPSRIRGPLSLFRALFSTMMEAHDARYILQKNFDRTIAIPTLGVKTTQFGISRELSQSLRMAGRESARRFLETWNFEAWIQKHRIPELLAVRAAETTARSIGGSEPVPAVM; encoded by the coding sequence ATGGAGCAGTTCGACAAGGTGGATGCGGTATTCGAAGGCGGAGGCGTGAAGGGAATCGGCCTGGTGGGCGCGGTCGAGCACCTGGAGGAACTCGGCGTGAAGTTCCAGAACGTCGTGGGCACCTCGGCCGGAGCCATCGTCGCGGCGCTCCTCGCCTCGGGATACTCGGCCGCCGAGTTGGGCGCCATCATGGAGGATCTCGACTTCCGGCGGTTCCAGGACACGAGCACCATGGACCGGGTGCCGCTGGTCGGCCCGGCGCTGAGCGTGCTGCGTGAGAAGGGTCTCTACGAGGGGCAGTACTTCGAGAACTGGCTGCGCAAGCTGCTGGCCGACTCCCCCCGCAAGGTCAAAACCTTCCGAGACCTGCACATGGAGGGCGTGGAGCCCGGTTCGAAGTACTTCTACAAGCTCCAGGTCATCGCCGCCGACGTCACCCGGCGCAAGAAGCTCGTCCTGCCCCGGGACATCCTGGACTACGGCATCGATCCCGAGGACCTGGACGTGGCCCGGGCGGTGCGCATGAGCATGAGCATCCCCTTCTTCTTCGAGCCCGTCCGGCTCAAGTATGGCCAGGACGTCACCTGCTACATCGTGGACGGCGGCGTGCTCAGCAACTTCCCGGTCGACATCCTCGACGACGGGACGGCGCATCCCCAATGGCCCACCTTCGGCTTCAAGCTGGTGGACCGGGTGCAGGAGGATGGCCGGGCCACGGAGGAGCCGAGCCGCATCCGCGGTCCCCTGTCCCTCTTCCGGGCACTGTTCTCCACGATGATGGAGGCGCACGACGCGCGCTACATCCTGCAGAAGAACTTCGACCGCACCATCGCCATCCCCACCCTGGGCGTGAAGACCACGCAGTTCGGCATCAGCCGGGAGCTGAGCCAGTCCCTGCGGATGGCGGGCCGGGAGTCCGCGAGGCGGTTCCTCGAGACGTGGAACTTCGAGGCGTGGATCCAGAAGCACCGCATCCCCGAGCTCCTGGCCGTGAGGGCCGCGGAGACCACCGCGCGTTCCATCGGTGGCTCCGAGCCCGTGCCCGCGGTGATGTGA
- a CDS encoding Kelch repeat-containing protein, which produces MNATRGLVVLLAGLLLGGAVACQEYPQLTANNMTVARVSHTATLLGSGKVLVTGGRDETAYWSRVEVYDPGKASWASAKNMMTSRFGHTATLLPSGKVLVTGGSSGLRVEQVLLSAEVYEPESGTWSRTGDMSSPRVFHSASLLSDGRVLVTGGESGGSSLASAEVYDPATGLWSPAGNMASARRDHTATVLSNGRVLVTGGTAAGSPLATVELYDPESGAWSSTGGLGSARANHSASLLPDGRVLVVGGGVDGSSLSGAELYDAANGTWSSTGELNTARATHTALVLPSGKILVTGGYDGRSWLASSEMYDPESGTWSSSDSMTTPRVGHTATLLPDGRVLITGGYDGEEQLLTVELLEP; this is translated from the coding sequence GTGAACGCGACGAGAGGATTGGTGGTGTTGCTCGCTGGGCTGTTGTTGGGGGGCGCCGTCGCCTGTCAGGAGTACCCCCAGCTGACCGCCAACAACATGACCGTCGCCCGCGTCTCGCACACCGCGACTTTGTTGGGTTCCGGCAAGGTGCTGGTGACGGGCGGTCGCGATGAGACCGCCTACTGGTCCAGGGTGGAGGTGTACGACCCGGGCAAGGCCTCATGGGCCTCGGCCAAGAACATGATGACCTCCCGCTTCGGTCATACGGCCACGCTGCTGCCTTCGGGCAAGGTGTTGGTGACGGGCGGGAGCAGCGGGCTCCGCGTGGAGCAGGTCCTCCTTTCGGCGGAGGTGTATGAGCCGGAGTCGGGCACCTGGTCCCGCACAGGTGACATGTCCTCTCCTCGCGTCTTCCATTCGGCCTCCCTGCTTTCCGATGGCCGGGTCCTGGTGACGGGTGGAGAGAGCGGTGGTTCCTCCCTCGCCAGCGCCGAGGTGTATGACCCCGCGACGGGCCTCTGGTCTCCCGCCGGAAACATGGCATCCGCTCGCCGTGATCACACCGCCACCGTGCTCTCCAATGGCAGGGTCTTGGTGACGGGGGGGACCGCCGCGGGAAGCCCGCTCGCGACGGTGGAACTGTACGACCCGGAGTCGGGCGCCTGGTCCTCCACTGGCGGCCTCGGCTCCGCTCGCGCGAACCATTCGGCTTCACTGCTTCCGGATGGCAGGGTGCTGGTCGTGGGCGGTGGGGTGGACGGCTCCTCCCTGTCGGGCGCGGAGCTCTATGACGCGGCCAACGGCACCTGGTCCTCCACCGGTGAGCTGAACACGGCTCGTGCCACTCACACCGCCCTCGTGTTGCCCTCGGGGAAGATCCTCGTGACGGGGGGCTACGATGGTCGCTCCTGGCTGGCCTCGTCGGAGATGTATGACCCGGAGAGCGGCACCTGGTCCTCCTCGGACAGCATGACCACGCCCCGTGTCGGCCACACCGCCACGCTGCTTCCCGACGGCCGGGTGCTCATCACGGGGGGCTATGATGGTGAGGAGCAGCTCCTCACGGTCGAGCTGCTCGAGCCCTGA
- a CDS encoding AMP-binding protein: protein MTRQSTNHIAAEMRRQAEENPDKPAFVIQGLNSRTVVTYGAFVERIALATAFLTERGLKRGERCALIGANHPDWCAAWYAIVGLGAVAVTLDPQLSPATLGALMKDADARFAIADAKAAAQSAAWTHLEQVFGLHEQANGVFSSDAAAPEELVGGGDELAGLLYTSGTTSEPKGVMLTHTNLIAAVNGTALALRADRGDVILSVLPFFHILAQIGGMLAPLSVGATVVLLPEIEVTRITGALRDAGITIFFCVPQFYHLFLRRVRAQVDESPRLRRMFPRLLRWNRRARAIGFNAGKVLFKKVHAAFGPKTRVLLSGGAALDPEAARTFYALGIDILQVYGLTETAGTIAIGRPGETVIGTVGCAMPGAELRIDVPDGRGSPQAPGEVLVRGAMVMPGYYNRPSEATIVDGWLHTGDLGYLDEDGHLYLLGRAGDTIVLPSGKKIQPSELETHFARSKLIAEVGVTLAPGDAGSDSQLHLVVVPDLEAIRAAGTGNVEQELHEEVARLSAALPSYKRVAGVTITREPLPRTTTRKLKRAALQQWVKASKGAERVGLKPVWRDTDRAWAEDPAHARALELIAARVNHPRAELHPDLHLDLDLGLDSLARLSLLSDLHVNAAGEVLATVQSVRDLVEATANAAPAPAAPTAAHPPPRSLALTLLAFMLLRCIRGMEWLLLGMRVKSAEHLRPPGAALICPNHQSILDVFVILSILPWSIFRRTCMVGKPKYFGGLLLPLVRRIGVVPIDASHNLPAAIEESAAQLERGAVLIVFPEGTRSWDGALLPFRHGAAVIAQRARAPIIPVAIDGTHRVMPRGGFFRGLHRVTIRVGAAIMDDPSADVNARTGTLRSRISALLQGALS, encoded by the coding sequence ATGACCAGACAATCGACAAATCATATCGCGGCGGAGATGCGCAGGCAGGCGGAGGAGAACCCGGATAAACCGGCGTTCGTCATCCAGGGCCTGAACTCACGCACGGTCGTGACGTACGGTGCGTTCGTCGAGCGCATCGCGCTTGCCACGGCTTTCCTGACGGAGCGCGGTCTGAAGCGCGGTGAGCGCTGCGCGCTGATCGGCGCCAACCATCCGGATTGGTGCGCGGCCTGGTACGCCATCGTCGGCCTCGGCGCCGTCGCGGTGACGCTGGATCCGCAGCTGTCCCCGGCGACGCTGGGTGCGCTCATGAAGGACGCCGACGCGCGCTTCGCCATCGCCGACGCGAAGGCCGCGGCCCAGAGCGCCGCGTGGACGCATCTCGAGCAGGTGTTCGGCCTGCACGAGCAGGCGAATGGCGTGTTTTCCAGTGACGCCGCCGCACCCGAGGAGCTCGTCGGCGGTGGCGACGAGCTGGCTGGACTGCTCTACACGTCGGGCACGACGTCCGAACCGAAGGGCGTCATGCTGACACACACGAATTTGATCGCGGCGGTGAACGGCACCGCACTCGCATTGCGCGCGGACCGCGGCGACGTGATCCTGTCGGTCCTCCCCTTCTTTCACATCCTCGCGCAGATCGGCGGCATGCTCGCTCCGCTCTCCGTCGGCGCGACGGTGGTGCTCCTCCCCGAGATCGAAGTCACTCGCATCACCGGCGCGCTGCGCGACGCTGGCATCACGATCTTCTTCTGCGTTCCGCAATTCTATCACCTGTTCCTGCGCCGCGTGCGCGCGCAGGTCGATGAGTCACCCAGGTTGCGACGCATGTTTCCGCGCCTGTTGCGCTGGAACCGCCGCGCCCGTGCCATCGGCTTCAACGCGGGAAAAGTCCTGTTCAAGAAGGTCCACGCCGCGTTCGGACCGAAGACGCGCGTGCTGCTCTCCGGCGGCGCGGCCCTGGATCCAGAAGCCGCGCGCACGTTCTACGCCCTGGGCATCGACATCCTGCAGGTCTACGGTCTCACCGAGACCGCCGGCACGATCGCGATCGGTCGGCCGGGCGAGACGGTCATCGGCACGGTCGGATGCGCGATGCCCGGTGCCGAGCTCCGCATCGACGTCCCGGACGGTAGAGGAAGCCCTCAGGCACCCGGCGAGGTGCTCGTCCGCGGTGCGATGGTGATGCCGGGCTACTACAACCGCCCGAGCGAGGCGACGATCGTGGACGGTTGGCTCCACACCGGCGACCTCGGGTACCTCGACGAGGACGGTCATCTCTATCTCCTGGGTCGCGCCGGAGACACCATCGTCCTTCCCAGCGGCAAGAAGATCCAGCCGAGCGAGCTCGAGACACACTTCGCGCGCTCGAAGCTCATCGCCGAGGTCGGCGTCACGCTCGCGCCCGGCGACGCGGGGAGCGACTCGCAGCTCCATCTCGTCGTCGTCCCCGACCTCGAGGCCATCCGCGCCGCGGGCACCGGCAACGTCGAGCAGGAGCTCCACGAGGAGGTCGCGCGCCTCTCCGCCGCGCTGCCGTCCTACAAGCGCGTCGCCGGTGTCACCATCACCCGCGAGCCCCTGCCACGCACCACCACGCGCAAGCTCAAACGCGCCGCGCTCCAACAATGGGTCAAAGCATCCAAGGGCGCCGAGCGCGTCGGATTGAAGCCGGTGTGGCGTGACACCGACCGCGCGTGGGCCGAGGACCCCGCGCACGCGCGCGCTCTCGAGCTCATCGCCGCGCGCGTGAACCACCCGCGCGCGGAGCTCCATCCGGATCTGCATCTCGACCTCGATCTCGGCCTTGATTCACTGGCGCGCCTGTCGCTGTTGTCGGATCTGCACGTCAACGCCGCGGGCGAGGTGCTGGCAACGGTGCAGTCCGTGCGAGATCTCGTCGAGGCCACGGCCAATGCCGCGCCCGCACCGGCCGCGCCCACTGCCGCTCACCCGCCGCCGCGAAGCCTGGCGCTGACCTTGCTCGCGTTCATGCTCCTGCGCTGCATCCGGGGCATGGAGTGGCTGCTCCTGGGCATGCGCGTCAAGAGCGCCGAGCATCTACGTCCACCGGGCGCGGCGCTGATCTGCCCGAATCACCAATCGATCCTCGACGTGTTCGTGATCCTGTCCATCCTCCCGTGGTCGATATTTCGCCGGACCTGCATGGTGGGGAAGCCGAAGTACTTCGGCGGGCTCCTGCTGCCACTGGTGCGTCGGATCGGCGTGGTGCCGATCGACGCCAGCCACAACCTCCCCGCGGCCATCGAGGAGAGCGCGGCGCAGCTCGAGCGTGGCGCGGTGCTGATCGTGTTCCCCGAAGGGACTCGCTCCTGGGACGGTGCCCTCCTGCCGTTCCGGCACGGCGCGGCGGTGATCGCGCAGCGCGCGCGGGCGCCCATCATCCCCGTGGCGATCGACGGTACCCACCGCGTCATGCCGCGCGGCGGGTTCTTTCGCGGCCTCCATCGCGTTACAATCCGCGTCGGTGCCGCGATCATGGATGACCCATCCGCCGACGTGAACGCGCGCACCGGTACGCTACGCTCGCGGATCTCCGCACTGCTGCAAGGAGCCCTCTCATGA
- a CDS encoding alpha/beta fold hydrolase, with translation MTELPTWILRQLPEGVERREIPIAGHSIHVMEFGQGQPVFMLHGNPAWGFLYRKVMAALRGQPVRCIVPDLVGLGLSDKPRDLGVHTLENHAAWIGGLIDALDLDDMIFVGQDWGGPIGMLALAERLERVSGMVILNTVLGPPRPGFRPTLFHRLSQMPVLSDALFRGLQFPQLALWLAQGDRSSMRGEVARAYRWPLRHLQDRTAPLALARMVPDSMEHPSIAPLRRCQEVAESFKGPMRIVWGDRDPVLGRVIGWLQRLLPHAEVKRTQAGHFLQEEVPGDIASAITSLVNGGANARASG, from the coding sequence ATGACCGAGCTGCCCACATGGATTCTTCGACAACTGCCCGAAGGCGTCGAGCGCCGCGAGATTCCCATCGCGGGCCATTCCATCCACGTCATGGAATTTGGCCAAGGGCAGCCCGTCTTCATGCTCCACGGTAATCCCGCCTGGGGCTTCCTCTACCGCAAGGTCATGGCCGCCCTCCGCGGCCAGCCGGTGCGCTGCATCGTGCCCGACCTCGTCGGCCTCGGCCTCTCCGACAAGCCGCGCGACCTGGGTGTGCACACGCTCGAGAACCACGCCGCATGGATCGGCGGCCTGATCGACGCTCTCGACCTCGACGACATGATCTTCGTCGGCCAGGACTGGGGCGGGCCCATCGGGATGCTCGCGCTCGCCGAACGGCTCGAGCGCGTGTCGGGCATGGTCATCCTGAACACCGTCCTCGGGCCGCCGCGCCCCGGGTTCCGTCCGACGCTGTTCCATCGCCTGAGCCAGATGCCCGTGCTCAGCGATGCCCTGTTCCGCGGCCTGCAATTCCCGCAGCTCGCGCTCTGGCTCGCGCAAGGGGACCGGAGCAGCATGCGCGGCGAGGTCGCCCGCGCCTATCGATGGCCGCTCCGGCACCTCCAGGACCGCACCGCGCCCCTCGCCCTCGCGCGCATGGTGCCGGACTCCATGGAGCATCCATCCATCGCGCCGCTCCGGCGCTGCCAGGAAGTCGCCGAGTCGTTCAAGGGCCCCATGCGCATCGTCTGGGGTGACCGCGATCCGGTGCTCGGACGCGTCATCGGGTGGCTCCAACGCCTCCTGCCACACGCGGAGGTCAAGCGCACCCAGGCCGGACACTTCCTTCAGGAGGAAGTGCCCGGCGACATCGCCAGCGCCATCACCTCGCTGGTCAACGGCGGGGCTAACGCCCGGGCTTCCGGATGA
- a CDS encoding acyl carrier protein, producing the protein MSDGEIIDLVKSALIKVRPEFAAGFESVDMNTRFESLRIDSVDNLRMITFLEDRIGFVFQDEDLSRIETVTDLAAIIRKPGR; encoded by the coding sequence ATGAGTGACGGAGAGATCATCGACCTGGTGAAGTCCGCGCTGATCAAGGTGCGGCCGGAGTTCGCCGCCGGTTTCGAGTCGGTGGACATGAACACGCGGTTCGAGAGCCTCCGCATCGACTCGGTCGACAACCTGCGGATGATCACGTTCCTCGAGGATAGGATCGGATTCGTGTTTCAGGACGAGGACTTGAGCCGCATCGAGACGGTGACGGATCTGGCGGCGATCATCCGGAAGCCCGGGCGTTAG